The genomic window TAAAGCCAAATGAAATAGTTATACTGTAGTTGTATTCCAGGTACTTTAAAACGTATCTTTATGAAAGAATTTCAGTTATTTCTCAGTGTTTACTTTTAGTCAGTTCATGTCGTAATAAAGTTACACGTCCGCTGAGCGCTACCGACAGATGCATTTTACATCGCCAGCCATTGTTCATGTTAACATGTGGCGGAAAGATACAAGCTGGGTAAAAATAGAATTTAAGGAGGCCTTTCAAAATGTTACGATTATTCTGAATGGcctttatgtatttatgtatatgtgtgtgtgtaagttgCTTCTGTTGTTTTCGCGAATCGGCCGCTTAGAGCATAGGACCAAGTGACTGCCAGACGTATCCTGCAGTGTAAGTGACATGGCATCACAGAATGggtattttatatatacatatttatataacatacttaatatataatattatatatattataaatatattatatatgtataacatatttaattgttCATGTCAAAAAACTAAGTATCTGCAGCTTTCAGACAGtacaaagaaaatacatttatctTGTACCCTTATGCAAAAGTAAAATGTGCTGAAATGTGACAGCAATAATTTATATGAAGTTCTGTCATGGTTGACATAAAAAGTAAATGTTTTACACAGTCGCTAACAAGCCACGGAACCATGTCAAATTAAAATTTCCACTACTAGAATAATGAAGACAGTGTTAAAATGTGCCAAAACTTAAACAACTCTAACAACATGTAGCATGCAGGGCTCAGCATCCTTTAAATACacgtattttcaagatgaaaCAGGAAGAAATAAGTACTTTTAATTTAATGTTGATCCGTAATACATTTCAGTAGTTTCATTATAACGATACCTAAGATTGAAAatttctcaaattttaaaaagactaatatcttaattataaataatatttatagctcCGAAAACGTCTCGTGCAGAGATTTAAGAacgtttatttattataaaattctgatttatgtcgtttcaaaattttaatagcaTGCAGTCATGGGTAATGCTGAACTGATGAgtataaaactataaattttccTTTCTAACAGATTTTGTAGTTGTAagcctttatttatatgaaaagcGTTATAAATGTTTTAGTTGAAAACAAAGCACCTTACTGACTTGGTCTACATACATGAACGTTCAGTAATAAAATATCTACTCTGAAAAAAGTCGCCTCGGAAATTTTTCTGGGACAGATATAATTATGTAcagttattttcattaaaaattaagaagTTTAATGTTGGTTTACTAGTTTTCATAAGattaaaaacatagatttttttaCCTTGCTAATGTAATGATAATCATGGCGGGAGTTGTGCACTAACCACAATACCTCGTATGAGCAGTCCGACACACAATGCACTTGACCATTATTACTGCCAACAGTAGTATTTTGTCTGAAGTAAATTCCATACTTATGTACCATTAGTGAGAAAAATGAAATACAATAGATTTAATTTCGTTCAGTTTTTTTCTTAtatgttatattacattatattagcGTGATACAatcataaatagttttttttagatatgtacggtttaaaataatgaaacaatTAAGTAAACCTTATgtaacaaaaataacattttaagggTAATTTGTATTAGCATGCAGCAacaaaattttatacatgtttgataatTTTGCTCTAGTATACGTAAATTTTCCCGAACTTACCCCTAATTTTGCTACTTTTCTACCTTGCTTTTGTCAAGAGTATTCATGTATATGTTTTAGAGAAATGTAATTTGAATGGGGGTGCGGacgtttcttaaatatttttttgttctgttatttGCAGTGCTCTGGTATGTCGGCGTGCCATGTAGAGCAGTGCGGGGGTTTGCATAGCAGTTCAGAAGATCTTGAAAAGGAGACGCCTGTATCCACAGTGATCATTACCAACAAAGCACATGTCAACAATGATAATGAAAAATCACTCGAAGGAAATCGTATAGTGGACATTTCATTTATCTTAAGGAAGATGACCGAACTTGGAAACCACAATCCTGCTTTTGGGTGTTCGTTGAATAACTTAAAATGCGTAAATGAAATTCGTCATGGTCTTTGGTCTGTTATCGTTTTAGAATGCAACATGTGTAACGGAAAATTTTCTATTCAGACTCAAGATCCTGATACTTCATCATCACATATGGACATAAATTCTAGAGCTGTTGCTGGAATTATGAGTGTGGGAGGTGGCTTTTCGCATCTGCAAGAAATATGTGCTAGCATAGGAATGCCGAGCATGTCTTCGAAAACATACTCAGTAATACACGATAAGATTTGCGATGGCTGGGAAAAGGCAGCCATAAAAGAAATGCAGGATGCAGCAAAGGAAGAAGCAGAGCTAGCAGTAGAAAGAGGCGATGTGGATGAAAATGGTACTCCCCTTTTAACTGTTGCAGTTGATGGTTGTTGGTCGAAGAGATCCTACAGAACCCATTATAATGCACCCTCTGGAGTAGCAGCAATAGTGGGATTCTACACGAAAGGCTTTGTTCATGTCAGTACGGAACAAGTTTTGTTACGTATGTGCACAAAGTATAAGTGGAGAGGACATTCCCAAGCATGCCTGCTACAAAAATTGGTCGGGAAGCTCCACTAGTATGGAAGCAAATATTATACTAGAAGGATTTCAACAGAGTGAGGCGCTCTACAACGTGAAGTACAGTAAAATGATTGCTGATGGTGACAGTAGCTGTTATAAGAAGATATTGGAGGCACGACCATATGCAAATCTAACTGTTGAAAAAATAGAGTGCCGTAATCATCTTCTACGAAATTATTGTACCAAACTGAGGAACTTGTCAGAACAGCACAGGATTGGTTCTTCATCGCAAAGGaaattattacttcaaaaaattttgaaactacgAAGGGCAGTGACCGAAGCTGTGAAACATCGTAAGTCGGAAGAAATGTCACTCCGTGAAAAAATAGCTCTCCTTCAAGCCGACATTTTGAATGGACCAAGCCATGTCTTTGGTGATCATAGTAAGTGTTGTCAGTATTTTTGTTCGGGTCCTAAGGAAGGTGAGAAAAATATTGTGCCTGAACTGAAAATGAGTGAGTTGTACGAACACATTATGAAAGCTGTTAAGTATTTAGCATATAATTCAAGGAGCTTAATTCATGATGTCGATAGCAATGTTGTCAAACAGTTCAACTCGATAATAGCCAAAATTGTTGGAGGCAAGAGAATCAACTATGCGCTAAAGAGATCTTATCAGGGAAGATGCTCCGCTGCAGTTGTTTCTCACAACACCAAAAAGCCACATTATGTACTACACAAAACATGGTGTGACGGTTTCAGCCCAAACAAGTTTGTCAAGAAATTGGAGCTGTCTCGGTCAAGGAAAAGAGAAGAAACAGGTTCCAAAGAAAAGCGTGTGAAACGCGCTATCATTATGAAAAGAAGCAAATCTGAAAACCCCTCAGGTTTAGGAGATGCTAACTATGGTCCGAACTGTGAACGGCCAGATATGACCCCCGATCTTTTTCAAGTAGAAAAAGAAAATCTACTGAAGTCACTGGAAAAAACTGTTGAAGAACGCAGAGAAATTGAGAGGGGAACACTTCTTCAAGCAGGTAGTGGTGAATGGCTGGAACGGAGGCGCAAAATGCTGACAGCTTCCAAATTTGGACGAATTTGTCGCCGACGTGCTACTACAAGTTGCAAAGCCTTGGTTAAAAACATCATATACTCATCGAGTATTTCAAGTGTTCCAGCTATTGCATATGGAAAAAAGAACGAATCGATTGCTCTTGAGCAGCTTGAAAGGCAAGAGAATTTAGTAATCCAACAATGTGGCCTTTTCATAGATGAACAACTTCCATTCCTTGGAGCAACTCCAGATGGCTTGATTGGGGAGCATGGCCTTGTAGAAATCAAATGCCCGTCGTCTGCAGCAGGTATCGATGTAGATAAAGCAGTTTCAGATGGTAAATTAGGTTATCTGATGTGCAACGACCAAAACAAAGTTACACGCTTGAAAACAAATCATGACTATTATTATCAAGTACAGGGACAGCTACACATCACAAACAGAAAATTTGCTCTTTTCGCCATTTGGACATCAAAAGATATTCCCATTAAAGTTGTTACTGTACAAAAAGATGATcaattttggaaagaaaaaatggaGAAACAGTTGACCAGGTTCTATTTTGACTGCATGGTTCCAGAACTGGTAGACCCTCGTTCTACCAGAAACATGGAAATCAGAGATCCAGAGTATATTAGGCATATTCCATGCAAAAAGAAAGGAAAAGTGTCTGCCTCGAAGAACTCAAAAGACATAATAATGCAATGAATTTTATAGTTTCCTGTTTCCTGTACTTCCCTTTCATGCTCAGATTTATCTGAAACGATCAGGAGTGAGCTGATGGATAAATCATTTGTTATTTGTGTGTATAAGAACATATGGTCATGCTATG from Bacillus rossius redtenbacheri isolate Brsri chromosome 1, Brsri_v3, whole genome shotgun sequence includes these protein-coding regions:
- the LOC134527744 gene encoding uncharacterized protein LOC134527744 isoform X2, with the protein product MEEKRDKRIGKSGHLWLSARRKKRKATAAIAYQQERKKKRLQEHSKIPEENTSTVINKGNEEWSAPSTSRSESGILNLITGTKILQYEENHHNSQDVDLQEVLSEKPVTQTIVRDNLNSKSYTCLQPVSILHESGCTSWERHEDVAELQCRVSVPTCGVSEAPQNTQECSGMSACHVEQCGGLHSSSEDLEKETPVSTVIITNKAHVNNDNEKSLEGNRIVDISFILRKMTELGNHNPAFGCSLNNLKCVNEIRHGLWSVIVLECNMCNGKFSIQTQDPDTSSSHMDINSRAVAGIMSVGGGFSHLQEICASIGMPSMSSKTYSVIHDKICDGWEKAAIKEMQDAAKEEAELAVERGDVDENGTPLLTVAVDGCWSKRSYRTHYNAPSGVAAIVGFYTKGFVHVSTEQVLLRMCTKYKWRGHSQACLLQKLVGKLH
- the LOC134527744 gene encoding uncharacterized protein LOC134527744 isoform X1, with amino-acid sequence MSVRNKFCYVCAQSISGEDIPKHACYKNWSGSSTSMEANIILEGFQQSEALYNVKYSKMIADGDSSCYKKILEARPYANLTVEKIECRNHLLRNYCTKLRNLSEQHRIGSSSQRKLLLQKILKLRRAVTEAVKHRKSEEMSLREKIALLQADILNGPSHVFGDHSKCCQYFCSGPKEGEKNIVPELKMSELYEHIMKAVKYLAYNSRSLIHDVDSNVVKQFNSIIAKIVGGKRINYALKRSYQGRCSAAVVSHNTKKPHYVLHKTWCDGFSPNKFVKKLELSRSRKREETGSKEKRVKRAIIMKRSKSENPSGLGDANYGPNCERPDMTPDLFQVEKENLLKSLEKTVEERREIERGTLLQAGSGEWLERRRKMLTASKFGRICRRRATTSCKALVKNIIYSSSISSVPAIAYGKKNESIALEQLERQENLVIQQCGLFIDEQLPFLGATPDGLIGEHGLVEIKCPSSAAGIDVDKAVSDGKLGYLMCNDQNKVTRLKTNHDYYYQVQGQLHITNRKFALFAIWTSKDIPIKVVTVQKDDQFWKEKMEKQLTRFYFDCMVPELVDPRSTRNMEIRDPEYIRHIPCKKKGKVSASKNSKDIIMQ